From Aquabacter sp. L1I39, the proteins below share one genomic window:
- a CDS encoding branched-chain amino acid ABC transporter permease, with the protein MAEFLQLVFSGLTVGAVYALVALGFTLIYNASDVINFAQGDFVMIGGMGTVFLAATGIALPLAAFIAILGAVIVGLLLHRLAIEPARGASPVALIMITIGASIFIKGVAQVVFDKQFHSLPAFSGDAPIAVGGATILPQSLWVVGTALVLFVGLYLFLEKTLIGKALLATAANRLAARLVGINITIILALAFGVSAAIGAIAGVVVTPITLTRYDVGTLFALKGFAAAMVGGMGHPLGAVVGGLLIGLLEAFGAGYISSTYKDAVAFLVILLVLFFMPRGLFGGRSVERV; encoded by the coding sequence GGCGCGGTCTATGCGCTCGTCGCCCTCGGCTTCACCCTCATCTACAACGCCTCGGACGTCATCAATTTCGCCCAGGGCGACTTCGTGATGATCGGCGGCATGGGCACCGTCTTCCTGGCGGCGACCGGCATCGCGCTGCCGCTGGCGGCCTTCATCGCCATTCTCGGCGCCGTGATCGTGGGGCTGCTGCTGCATCGCCTGGCCATCGAGCCGGCGCGCGGGGCCTCGCCCGTCGCCCTCATCATGATCACCATCGGCGCGTCCATCTTCATCAAGGGCGTGGCGCAGGTGGTGTTCGATAAGCAGTTCCACTCCCTGCCCGCCTTTTCCGGCGATGCGCCCATCGCGGTGGGTGGCGCCACCATCCTGCCCCAGAGCCTGTGGGTGGTGGGCACGGCGCTGGTGCTGTTCGTGGGGCTCTATCTGTTCCTGGAAAAGACGCTGATCGGCAAGGCGCTGCTCGCCACCGCCGCCAATCGGCTCGCCGCGCGCCTCGTGGGCATCAATATCACCATCATCCTGGCGCTCGCCTTCGGGGTGTCGGCCGCCATCGGCGCCATTGCCGGCGTGGTGGTGACGCCCATCACCCTGACCCGCTACGACGTGGGCACCCTCTTTGCCCTCAAGGGCTTTGCCGCCGCCATGGTGGGCGGCATGGGCCATCCGCTGGGCGCGGTGGTGGGTGGCTTGCTCATCGGCCTCCTGGAGGCGTTCGGCGCCGGCTACATCTCCTCCACCTACAAGGATGCGGTGGCCTTCCTCGTCATCCTGCTGGTGCTCTTCTTCATGCCGCGCGGCTTGTTCGGCGGCCGCAGCGTGGAGCGCGTGTGA
- a CDS encoding branched-chain amino acid ABC transporter permease codes for MLAAALKARFSPLLVLALIMVLVPLIAPSSFYLRVAALVWIFALAALGLTILMGYAGQVSLGHAGFLGIGAYAVAIGPAHLGLHPLLSLVLGAALSGLIAFLVGRPILRLKGYYLAIATLGFGVIIALVLHSESAVTGGPDGMSVARLTLFGWRVSGAQNWYWISAGALLIGAFLALNIAASPTGRALKALHDSEVAAAGTGVDVGAKKLVAFVIGAVYAAFAGGLLALMNGLITPDAASFMHSIELVAMVIIGGLGSVLGAVVGAAFLVVLPQALTGLQEYEQAVLGLLIMVFMIFLPAGIVPTIRNWLLERVS; via the coding sequence ATGCTGGCCGCCGCGCTCAAAGCCCGTTTCTCGCCCCTCCTGGTGCTGGCCCTTATCATGGTGCTGGTGCCCCTCATCGCCCCCTCCTCCTTCTATCTGCGGGTGGCGGCCCTGGTGTGGATCTTCGCCCTCGCCGCCCTGGGCCTCACCATCCTCATGGGCTATGCCGGCCAAGTGAGCCTGGGCCATGCCGGCTTCCTCGGCATCGGCGCCTATGCGGTGGCCATCGGCCCGGCGCATCTGGGGCTCCATCCGCTTTTGTCCCTGGTGCTGGGGGCGGCACTGTCCGGCCTCATCGCCTTCCTGGTGGGCCGACCCATCCTGCGGCTGAAAGGCTATTATCTCGCCATCGCCACGCTCGGCTTCGGCGTTATCATCGCCCTCGTGCTCCACAGCGAGAGCGCGGTGACCGGCGGGCCGGACGGCATGTCTGTGGCACGCCTGACGCTGTTCGGCTGGCGCGTGTCGGGGGCGCAGAACTGGTATTGGATTTCCGCCGGTGCGCTTCTCATCGGTGCCTTCCTCGCCCTCAACATCGCCGCGAGCCCCACGGGACGGGCGCTGAAGGCGCTGCATGACAGCGAGGTGGCGGCGGCCGGCACGGGCGTGGACGTGGGCGCCAAGAAGCTCGTCGCCTTCGTCATCGGCGCCGTCTATGCCGCGTTCGCCGGCGGGCTGCTGGCGCTGATGAATGGCCTCATCACCCCCGATGCCGCCTCCTTCATGCACTCCATCGAGCTGGTGGCCATGGTCATCATCGGCGGCCTCGGCTCGGTGCTGGGCGCCGTGGTGGGCGCCGCCTTCCTGGTGGTGCTGCCGCAGGCCCTCACCGGCCTTCAGGAATATGAGCAGGCGGTGCTGGGCCTGCTCATCATGGTGTTCATGATCTTCCTGCCCGCGGGCATCGTGCCCACCATCCGCAACTGGCTGCTGGAGCGCGTGTCATGA
- a CDS encoding ABC transporter ATP-binding protein, whose protein sequence is MSLLAVEDIGISFGGLVAVDKVGFQVEAGQVFSIIGPNGAGKTTLFNLVTGIYKPSRGEVRLGGARVTGLAPHLLTRRGMSRTFQNLQVFFRMSAVENVMVGCHLSEKTGFLADLLGLPSVMRQNRATRATALALLERVGLKEVADVSAGSLPYGALKRLEIARALAANPKVLLLDEPAAGCNAVETEAIDELIGEIAKSGIGVVLIEHDMKLVMKISDRVLVLAQGKRLAEGPPREVRNDPAVIAAYLGDHGSREADRAHG, encoded by the coding sequence ATGAGCCTGCTCGCAGTGGAGGATATCGGCATTTCCTTCGGCGGCCTGGTGGCGGTCGACAAGGTGGGCTTTCAGGTGGAGGCGGGCCAGGTCTTCTCCATCATCGGCCCCAACGGCGCCGGCAAGACCACGCTCTTCAACCTCGTGACCGGCATCTACAAGCCGAGCCGGGGCGAGGTGCGGCTCGGCGGCGCGCGCGTCACCGGCCTTGCACCGCATCTGCTGACGCGCCGGGGCATGTCGCGCACCTTCCAGAACCTCCAGGTCTTCTTCCGCATGAGCGCGGTGGAGAATGTGATGGTGGGCTGCCACCTGTCCGAGAAGACCGGCTTCCTGGCGGATCTCCTCGGCCTGCCCAGCGTCATGCGGCAGAACCGGGCGACCCGCGCCACCGCCCTCGCCCTGTTGGAGCGCGTGGGCCTGAAGGAGGTGGCGGATGTTTCCGCCGGCTCCCTGCCCTACGGCGCCCTGAAGCGGCTGGAGATCGCCCGGGCGCTGGCCGCCAATCCCAAGGTGCTGCTCCTCGACGAGCCCGCCGCCGGCTGCAATGCGGTGGAGACGGAAGCCATCGACGAACTCATCGGCGAGATCGCCAAGAGTGGCATCGGCGTGGTGCTCATCGAGCATGACATGAAGCTGGTGATGAAGATTTCCGACCGCGTGCTGGTGCTCGCCCAGGGCAAGCGCCTGGCGGAAGGCCCGCCGCGCGAGGTGCGCAACGACCCGGCGGTGATCGCCGCCTATCTCGGGGACCATGGATCGCGGGAGGCGGATCGTGCTCACGGTTGA
- a CDS encoding ABC transporter ATP-binding protein, with amino-acid sequence MLTVEGLTSAYGRITVLHDICLTVKTGEIVALVGSNGAGKTTLLRTLSGVQPASGGRILFEGKPIEQLEPHARVALGISQSPEGRQVFGPLSVEDNLRLGAFRRRAPDKDTLAQVYEMFPILHEKRHIPAMSLSGGQQQMLAIGRALMAAPKLLLLDEPSLGLAPLLIDQILAAVVALKGQGITVLLVEQNASAALAIADRGYVLETGHVVLEGKGAALLDDPKVRAAYLGL; translated from the coding sequence GTGCTCACGGTTGAAGGCCTGACCTCCGCCTATGGCCGCATCACGGTGCTGCATGACATCTGCCTGACGGTGAAGACAGGAGAGATCGTAGCGCTCGTGGGCTCAAACGGGGCCGGCAAGACCACGCTCCTGCGCACCCTGTCCGGCGTGCAGCCGGCCAGTGGCGGGCGCATCCTGTTCGAGGGCAAGCCCATCGAGCAGCTGGAGCCCCACGCCCGCGTGGCACTGGGCATTTCCCAGTCGCCGGAAGGGCGGCAGGTGTTCGGACCGCTCTCCGTGGAGGACAATCTGCGCCTCGGCGCCTTCCGCCGCCGCGCGCCGGACAAGGATACGCTGGCCCAGGTCTATGAGATGTTCCCCATTCTCCACGAGAAGCGGCACATCCCGGCCATGAGCCTGTCGGGCGGGCAGCAGCAGATGCTGGCCATCGGCCGCGCCCTCATGGCGGCCCCCAAGCTCCTGTTGCTGGACGAGCCCTCGCTGGGCCTCGCGCCGCTGCTGATCGACCAGATTCTGGCGGCGGTGGTGGCCTTGAAGGGGCAGGGCATCACCGTGCTGCTGGTGGAGCAGAACGCTTCCGCCGCGCTGGCCATCGCCGATCGCGGCTATGTGCTGGAAACCGGCCATGTGGTGCTGGAAGGCAAGGGCGCGGCCCTGCTGGATGATCCCAAGGTGCGCGCCGCCTATCTGGGCCTCTGA